A genome region from Dolichospermum compactum NIES-806 includes the following:
- a CDS encoding DUF4164 domain-containing protein, producing MTTNPPTLTYTLEEILSRLDQKIEKQFTEVNQKMDRQFAEVNQKMEKQFVEVNQKLETIDSRLNKLEIGQVELSGEIKILDKKLSGEIKSLDEKLSGEIKTLEEKVIGIDKRLDNQEFINRGVLVAVIIALISGVVKLFGFFPTGKI from the coding sequence ATGACAACTAACCCACCAACTCTCACTTATACCCTGGAAGAAATATTATCTCGTTTAGATCAAAAGATAGAGAAGCAATTTACCGAAGTCAACCAAAAAATGGATCGGCAATTTGCTGAAGTCAATCAAAAAATGGAGAAGCAATTTGTTGAGGTCAATCAAAAACTAGAAACTATTGATAGTAGACTAAATAAACTGGAAATTGGTCAGGTAGAACTATCTGGGGAAATTAAAATTTTAGATAAAAAACTATCTGGGGAAATTAAAAGCCTAGATGAAAAACTATCAGGGGAAATTAAGACCCTAGAAGAAAAAGTTATTGGTATTGATAAAAGGCTAGATAACCAAGAATTTATTAATCGTGGAGTTCTAGTAGCAGTGATTATAGCCTTAATTAGTGGAGTAGTCAAACTATTCGGTTTCTTCCCCACCGGTAAAATCTGA
- the cobQ gene encoding cobyric acid synthase CobQ, with amino-acid sequence MKSIMVVGTTSHAGKSLITTAICRILSRRGWRVSPFKGQNMALNAYVTASGGEIGYAQAVQAWAAGIAPLVEMNPILLKPQGDMTSQIILKGKAIGKVSATDYYEQYFEIGWQTIKECLQYLSTEFDALVCEGAGSPAEINLKHKDLTNMRVAKHLNATTLLVVDIDRGGAFAHVIGTLELLDPEERALIKGVVINKFRGQRSILEPGIKWLEERTGIPVVGVIPYLEQVFPAEDSLDLLERKPTKANSELNIAVIRLPRIANFTDFDPLESEPSVTVKYLHPKQSLGHPDAVIIPGTKTTIADLITLQKSGMAEAIQNYAASGGTVLGICGGFQMLGQSIADPEGMEGQVGKYPGLSLLPIKTVITGQKTARQRQVTSNYPQAGLPVTGFEIHQGRSRIENPADQKSCQPLFDDANLGLVDSCQSVWGTYLHGIFDNGPWRRAWVNRLRQQRGLKSLPTGVANYKEQREQMLDSLATQIEEHLDLTPFI; translated from the coding sequence ATGAAATCAATCATGGTAGTGGGAACAACATCCCACGCTGGGAAATCACTGATAACCACAGCTATTTGTCGGATTCTTTCCCGACGTGGCTGGCGAGTATCTCCCTTTAAAGGTCAAAATATGGCTTTAAACGCCTATGTTACCGCCAGTGGTGGTGAAATAGGCTATGCTCAAGCAGTGCAAGCTTGGGCGGCGGGAATAGCCCCCCTGGTAGAAATGAACCCAATTTTACTGAAACCTCAAGGGGATATGACATCGCAAATTATCCTCAAAGGTAAAGCCATAGGTAAAGTCAGCGCCACAGATTATTACGAACAATATTTTGAGATTGGTTGGCAGACCATCAAAGAATGTCTACAATACCTATCTACAGAGTTTGATGCCCTCGTTTGTGAAGGTGCTGGTAGTCCCGCCGAAATTAATCTCAAACACAAAGACCTAACGAATATGCGGGTGGCAAAACACTTAAATGCAACCACACTTTTAGTAGTTGATATTGATAGAGGTGGAGCATTTGCTCATGTTATTGGCACATTAGAACTATTAGATCCAGAGGAACGCGCCCTAATTAAAGGAGTCGTCATTAACAAATTTCGAGGACAGCGCTCAATTCTCGAACCCGGAATTAAATGGTTAGAAGAACGCACAGGGATACCAGTTGTCGGCGTGATTCCCTATTTAGAACAAGTTTTCCCAGCGGAAGACTCCCTAGATTTACTAGAACGCAAACCCACAAAAGCTAACTCTGAACTAAATATTGCTGTGATTCGTTTACCCAGAATTGCCAATTTCACAGATTTTGACCCCTTGGAATCAGAACCATCAGTCACAGTAAAATATTTACATCCTAAGCAAAGTTTAGGACATCCAGATGCAGTAATTATCCCAGGAACAAAAACCACCATTGCCGATTTAATTACCTTGCAAAAAAGCGGTATGGCGGAAGCAATTCAAAACTATGCGGCTTCTGGTGGCACGGTTTTAGGCATTTGTGGCGGGTTTCAAATGTTGGGACAATCTATAGCTGATCCAGAAGGCATGGAAGGACAAGTTGGTAAATATCCAGGGTTAAGTTTATTACCCATTAAAACAGTAATTACTGGTCAAAAAACTGCCCGTCAGCGTCAAGTTACCTCCAATTATCCCCAAGCGGGTTTACCTGTGACTGGGTTTGAAATTCACCAAGGAAGATCCAGGATAGAAAACCCAGCAGATCAAAAATCCTGTCAGCCTCTATTTGATGATGCTAATTTAGGGTTAGTAGATAGTTGTCAATCAGTTTGGGGAACTTATCTACATGGAATTTTTGATAATGGACCTTGGCGACGGGCTTGGGTAAATCGTCTCCGGCAACAACGGGGTTTGAAATCTTTACCCACAGGTGTAGCTAACTACAAAGAACAGCGAGAGCAAATGTTAGATTCTTTAGCTACTCAAATTGAAGAACATTTAGATTTAACACCATTTATATAG
- a CDS encoding Npun_F0494 family protein, which produces MPTVDSSNLKPLVYTSKALERAERSLTCSPFNLNLFIAMTSQSIQLGAIAMEKGTQQNYTKQPLSELTCENALAWLIDVGVLRREVDGQGITDSFRLTPLGHQLIVKLKDQELRNPSLSDRYNDFITRWLRLPF; this is translated from the coding sequence ATGCCTACAGTGGATTCCTCCAACCTTAAACCCTTAGTTTATACTAGCAAAGCCCTAGAAAGAGCCGAGCGATCGCTAACCTGTTCACCCTTTAACCTGAATTTGTTTATAGCCATGACTAGCCAAAGTATCCAACTAGGTGCTATAGCAATGGAGAAAGGAACTCAGCAAAATTACACCAAGCAACCGTTATCAGAATTGACCTGTGAAAACGCTTTAGCCTGGTTGATTGATGTGGGAGTATTGCGGCGAGAAGTTGATGGACAAGGCATTACAGACAGTTTTCGCCTAACTCCCTTGGGTCATCAATTAATTGTCAAGTTAAAAGATCAGGAATTGCGTAATCCTTCCCTGAGCGATCGCTACAATGATTTTATAACTCGTTGGTTACGTTTACCCTTTTAA
- a CDS encoding peroxiredoxin yields MPLTVGTDAPAFTTTDTNGNTVSLSDFKGKTVVLYFYPKDDTPGCTKQACSFRDAQSEYTSKGIVVLGVSADGEADHQAFTQKYNLNFPLLADTNKSIIAAYDVDGGGYAKRVTYIIDGDGKIIDVDASVNTSTQASDVLAKLGL; encoded by the coding sequence ATGCCTCTAACAGTTGGTACAGACGCACCTGCATTTACCACTACAGATACTAACGGTAATACAGTTTCATTGTCTGATTTTAAAGGTAAAACCGTAGTTCTCTACTTTTATCCCAAAGATGACACACCTGGCTGCACTAAACAAGCTTGCAGTTTCCGCGATGCTCAGTCAGAATATACAAGTAAAGGTATTGTTGTGTTAGGTGTGAGTGCTGATGGTGAGGCAGATCACCAAGCATTTACCCAGAAGTATAATCTGAATTTCCCTTTACTAGCTGATACCAACAAAAGTATCATCGCTGCTTATGATGTTGATGGTGGTGGTTATGCCAAGCGTGTTACCTACATAATTGATGGTGATGGCAAAATCATTGATGTTGATGCTTCTGTTAACACTAGTACCCAAGCCAGTGATGTTTTGGCAAAACTGGGACTTTAA
- a CDS encoding ABC transporter permease, whose protein sequence is MNNDKAVMNWQELTSSNVVVNTNSNFLAEIVQETFALTRRLFIQLQRRPSSLIAGIIQPVMWLVLFGALFQNAPTGLFGSTTNYGQFLAAGVIVFTAFAGALNAGLPVMFDREFGFLNRLLVAPLASRFSIVFASAIFIISQSLLQAAVIVAAAAFLGAGLPDITGLCAIALIVFLLALGVTAISLGLAFALPGHIELIAVIFVTNLPLLFASTALAPLSFMPGWLQVIATLNPLSYAIEPIRYLYLHSSWGLNDIVMHAFWGDVTFGVALLVLLGFAIVALLSIQPQLRRSLA, encoded by the coding sequence ATGAATAATGATAAAGCAGTGATGAATTGGCAAGAACTCACCTCATCTAATGTAGTTGTGAATACAAACTCAAATTTCTTGGCAGAAATTGTTCAAGAAACTTTTGCTTTAACCCGTCGTCTATTTATTCAACTCCAACGTCGTCCCTCTAGCCTGATAGCCGGGATTATTCAGCCTGTTATGTGGTTGGTTTTGTTTGGGGCTTTATTCCAAAATGCGCCTACAGGCTTATTTGGTAGTACGACAAATTACGGACAATTTTTAGCAGCAGGTGTGATAGTATTTACTGCTTTTGCGGGGGCGTTAAATGCTGGCTTACCTGTGATGTTTGATAGAGAATTTGGCTTTTTAAACCGCTTGCTGGTTGCACCTCTAGCTTCGCGCTTTTCAATTGTTTTTGCTTCTGCTATTTTTATTATTAGCCAAAGTTTACTCCAAGCAGCGGTAATTGTGGCAGCAGCGGCATTTTTAGGGGCTGGTTTACCTGATATTACAGGATTATGTGCGATCGCTCTCATTGTCTTTCTCCTAGCTTTAGGTGTCACCGCTATTTCTTTAGGTTTAGCCTTTGCATTACCCGGACACATTGAACTTATCGCCGTGATTTTTGTCACTAACCTCCCGCTATTATTCGCCAGCACAGCCTTAGCACCTTTATCTTTCATGCCCGGTTGGTTGCAGGTTATCGCCACCCTCAACCCTCTCAGCTATGCAATTGAACCCATTCGCTATTTGTATTTACACAGCAGTTGGGGATTAAATGATATCGTTATGCACGCCTTTTGGGGTGATGTTACCTTTGGGGTAGCGTTGTTAGTATTACTCGGTTTTGCAATAGTGGCTTTATTGAGTATTCAACCTCAACTACGCCGCAGTCTTGCTTAA